From Streptomyces cyaneogriseus subsp. noncyanogenus, the proteins below share one genomic window:
- a CDS encoding CsbD family protein, with protein MTAGEKAKAKAEQAEGKAKEALGSVTGNDRTAAEGQAEKSTGDAREVKEKAKDAFKH; from the coding sequence ATGACTGCCGGCGAGAAGGCCAAGGCAAAGGCCGAGCAGGCCGAGGGAAAGGCCAAGGAAGCCCTGGGAAGCGTCACCGGAAACGACCGGACGGCCGCCGAGGGACAGGCGGAAAAGAGCACGGGTGATGCCCGCGAGGTCAAGGAGAAGGCCAAGGACGCGTTCAAGCACTGA
- a CDS encoding STAS domain-containing protein, which produces MGGSQDGPIDYHTAPQLLGHLTTTEIQDVPLLIPDLTHVEFCDSSALGAFVDIHRRRSDAGHRFALTGVRPEVRRILELTRLTSFPSLHETVEDVLTGG; this is translated from the coding sequence GTGGGCGGAAGTCAGGACGGCCCCATCGACTACCACACCGCGCCCCAGTTGCTGGGGCATCTCACCACCACGGAGATACAGGACGTCCCGCTGCTGATCCCGGACCTCACCCATGTGGAGTTCTGCGACTCCAGTGCGCTGGGAGCCTTCGTCGACATACACCGCCGCCGTTCGGACGCCGGGCACCGGTTCGCGTTGACCGGTGTCCGACCGGAGGTCAGACGCATCCTCGAACTCACGCGTCTCACGTCCTTTCCGTCGCTGCACGAAACGGTCGAGGACGTGCTCACCGGGGGCTGA
- a CDS encoding PP2C family protein-serine/threonine phosphatase has product MVSDAARDAGGRRMLAGLLAASHLMPLESLPAKTTEHARAAGFPQVLIYLGDLQRRVLRLLTGKGLDAGQEPGGEDAELKVEGTLAGRAYQLGQIVRDDPAGPGRGRTVAGQWWVPLLNGAERLGVLRVTTEVDDERAMEDMSRLASLVALIVHSKHGSSDSFARLTRSGPMNIAAEMQWHLMQPHSYADGRVVISASMEPAYQTSGDAFDYSTAGDVVHLAIFDAMGHDTAAGLSANLAMATCRNSRRQGAGLVEITERIEEALIEQYGRQRYVTGIQADLDTTTGVLSWVNRGHHPPILIRGNHGHTVLSSRPAHPMGTGLGLKATVCQERLEPGDRIVLYTDGITEARTAGGAEFGLERFTGFILRHHADGLPVPETLRRLTRAVLDHHAGRLHDDATILLCEWLGPAESTTQAADLVGIHAPRPFQMASGPASDQRHGQERAL; this is encoded by the coding sequence GTGGTGAGTGACGCGGCTCGGGATGCCGGTGGGCGGCGGATGCTGGCCGGGTTGCTGGCCGCCAGCCATCTCATGCCACTGGAGTCGCTGCCGGCGAAGACGACCGAGCACGCGCGGGCGGCGGGCTTCCCCCAGGTGCTGATCTACCTGGGTGATCTGCAGCGCAGGGTGCTGCGGCTGCTGACCGGCAAGGGCCTGGACGCCGGGCAGGAACCGGGCGGCGAGGACGCCGAGTTGAAGGTGGAGGGAACTCTGGCGGGACGGGCCTACCAGCTGGGGCAGATCGTGCGGGACGATCCGGCGGGGCCGGGGCGGGGACGGACGGTGGCCGGGCAGTGGTGGGTGCCGCTGCTGAACGGCGCCGAGCGTCTGGGCGTGCTGCGGGTCACCACCGAGGTGGATGACGAACGGGCCATGGAGGACATGAGCCGTCTGGCCTCGCTGGTGGCGCTGATCGTGCACAGCAAGCACGGCAGCAGCGACTCCTTCGCCCGCCTGACGCGCAGCGGGCCGATGAACATCGCCGCCGAGATGCAGTGGCACCTGATGCAGCCGCACTCGTACGCGGATGGCCGAGTCGTGATCTCCGCCTCGATGGAACCGGCTTACCAGACCAGCGGGGACGCCTTCGACTACTCCACCGCCGGTGACGTGGTGCACCTGGCGATCTTCGATGCCATGGGCCATGACACGGCGGCCGGGCTGAGTGCCAACCTGGCCATGGCCACCTGCCGCAACAGCCGCCGTCAGGGGGCCGGTCTGGTGGAGATCACCGAACGGATCGAGGAAGCGCTCATCGAGCAGTACGGGCGGCAGCGCTACGTCACGGGCATCCAGGCCGACCTGGACACCACCACCGGTGTGCTGTCCTGGGTCAACCGCGGCCACCACCCGCCGATCCTGATCCGCGGCAACCACGGGCACACCGTCCTCTCCAGCCGCCCCGCCCACCCCATGGGCACCGGCCTGGGTCTGAAGGCCACCGTGTGCCAGGAGCGGCTGGAGCCCGGGGACCGGATCGTGCTGTACACCGACGGCATCACCGAGGCCCGCACGGCCGGCGGCGCCGAGTTCGGCCTGGAGCGGTTCACCGGCTTCATCCTGCGTCACCACGCGGACGGCCTGCCCGTCCCCGAGACCCTGCGCCGCCTGACCCGCGCTGTCCTGGACCACCACGCCGGACGTCTCCATGACGACGCCACCATCCTGCTGTGCGAATGGCTGGGCCCGGCCGAATCCACCACCCAGGCAGCGGATCTCGTCGGCATCCACGCCCCTCGGCCCTTCCAGATGGCCTCAGGGCCCGCTTCAGACCAGCGACACGGACAGGAGCGAGCGCTGTGA
- a CDS encoding TIGR03618 family F420-dependent PPOX class oxidoreductase, with protein sequence MTATFDEAVRARLRAPNIWYVGTVFADGAPQVSPMWVDLEGDGELSFNTSVGRVKEENLRRDPRVYLSHADAADPFDRVQISGVVARFIEGEEAHERMDRLARKYLGSERFEWLMPGERRVAVIVRPVKVRHIVGVERFRPGGPVPAV encoded by the coding sequence ATGACCGCGACATTCGACGAAGCCGTCCGCGCCCGGCTGCGAGCCCCCAACATCTGGTACGTCGGCACCGTGTTCGCCGACGGAGCACCGCAGGTCAGCCCGATGTGGGTGGACCTGGAGGGGGACGGGGAGCTGTCGTTCAACACCTCGGTGGGCCGGGTGAAGGAGGAGAACCTGCGCCGCGACCCCCGCGTCTACCTCTCGCACGCGGACGCCGCCGACCCCTTCGACCGCGTGCAGATCAGTGGTGTGGTGGCCCGCTTCATCGAGGGCGAGGAGGCGCACGAGCGGATGGACCGGCTGGCCCGCAAGTACCTGGGCAGCGAGCGCTTCGAGTGGCTCATGCCCGGCGAGCGGCGGGTCGCGGTGATCGTCCGCCCGGTCAAGGTGCGGCACATCGTCGGGGTGGAGCGGTTCCGTCCCGGCGGCCCGGTCCCGGCCGTCTGA
- a CDS encoding amidohydrolase family protein — MIVDAHHHLWDLSVRDQDWITGPGLAPLRRDFTLGDLRPEAHAAGVGRTVLVQTVTVPEETPEFLALADRHELIGGVVGWTDLTRPGIVGELARLRALPGGRHLKGIRHQVQAEPDPEWLLRPDVRRGLAAVADAGLVYDLVVRPHQLPACVRAAAEHPGLTFVLDHLGKPPIASGATEPWAGAVRALAALPNTVCKLSGLVTEADPASWTVRDLRPYADVVLDAFGPHRLMFGSDWPVCTLAASYGEVVAVAAGLTAGLSEPERAAVFRTTAARVYGL, encoded by the coding sequence GTGATCGTCGACGCCCACCATCACCTCTGGGACCTGTCCGTACGCGACCAGGACTGGATCACCGGCCCCGGGCTCGCGCCGCTGCGCCGCGACTTCACCCTCGGCGACCTGCGCCCCGAGGCCCACGCCGCCGGGGTCGGCCGCACGGTGCTGGTCCAGACGGTCACCGTGCCCGAGGAGACCCCCGAGTTCCTGGCCCTCGCCGACCGCCACGAGCTGATCGGGGGCGTCGTCGGCTGGACCGACCTGACCCGCCCCGGCATCGTCGGCGAACTGGCCCGGCTGCGCGCCCTGCCCGGCGGCCGGCACCTCAAGGGCATCCGCCACCAGGTGCAGGCGGAACCCGACCCGGAGTGGCTGCTGCGTCCGGACGTACGGCGCGGTCTGGCCGCCGTGGCGGACGCCGGGCTCGTCTACGACCTCGTGGTGCGGCCCCACCAACTGCCCGCCTGCGTCCGGGCCGCCGCCGAGCACCCGGGGCTCACCTTCGTCCTCGACCACCTCGGCAAACCTCCCATCGCCTCCGGCGCGACCGAGCCGTGGGCGGGCGCCGTCCGCGCCCTCGCCGCGCTGCCCAACACGGTCTGCAAGCTGTCGGGGCTGGTCACCGAGGCCGACCCCGCCTCGTGGACGGTCCGCGACCTGCGGCCGTACGCCGACGTGGTCCTCGACGCGTTCGGACCGCACCGGCTGATGTTCGGCTCCGACTGGCCGGTGTGCACCCTCGCCGCGTCCTACGGCGAGGTGGTCGCCGTGGCCGCCGGACTCACCGCCGGCCTGAGCGAGCCCGAGCGCGCCGCGGTCTTCCGCACGACCGCCGCCCGCGTCTACGGCCTCTGA
- a CDS encoding aldo/keto reductase, with the protein MTALAFGAAGIGNLYTEVTDEQAYAAVFAAWRQGIRAFDTAPHYGLGLSERRLGAALREHPRAAYTVSTKVGRRLEPADGTGDDLAHGFAVRATHRRVWDFTADGIRRTLDASLGRLGLDRVDTVYLHDPDDHAGQAFREGYPALERLRAEGVVGRIGAGMNQTALLTRFVRDTDVDVVLCAGRYTLLDQSALADLLPAARERGTEVVLGGVFNSGLLADPGPAATYDYRQAPRELVGRALRLKAVAERHGTTLRAAALAFCAAHPAVTEVLVGARSAAEVDDCAAQFRTPVPEAFWQELRACGLLPADAPLPGGDRP; encoded by the coding sequence GTGACCGCCCTCGCCTTCGGCGCCGCCGGGATCGGCAACCTCTACACCGAGGTGACCGACGAGCAGGCGTACGCCGCCGTCTTTGCCGCCTGGCGCCAGGGCATCCGCGCCTTCGACACCGCACCGCACTACGGCCTCGGCCTGTCCGAGCGCCGCCTCGGTGCCGCCCTGCGCGAGCACCCGCGCGCCGCGTACACCGTCTCCACCAAGGTGGGCCGCCGCCTGGAACCGGCCGACGGCACCGGTGACGACCTCGCCCACGGCTTCGCGGTCCGGGCCACCCACCGCCGCGTGTGGGACTTCACCGCCGACGGCATCCGCCGCACCCTCGACGCCAGCCTCGGCCGGCTGGGCCTCGACCGGGTCGACACCGTCTACCTCCACGACCCCGACGACCACGCCGGACAAGCCTTCCGCGAGGGCTATCCGGCGCTGGAGCGGCTGCGCGCGGAAGGCGTGGTCGGGCGGATCGGCGCGGGCATGAACCAGACCGCCCTGCTCACCCGCTTCGTCCGTGACACCGACGTGGACGTGGTGCTGTGCGCCGGCCGCTACACCCTGCTCGACCAGAGCGCCCTCGCCGACCTCCTGCCCGCCGCCCGGGAGCGCGGCACGGAGGTCGTCCTCGGCGGTGTCTTCAACTCCGGCCTGCTCGCCGACCCGGGGCCGGCGGCCACGTACGACTACCGGCAGGCGCCTCGGGAGCTGGTCGGCCGCGCCCTGCGCCTGAAGGCGGTCGCCGAACGCCACGGCACCACCCTGCGCGCCGCCGCCCTCGCCTTCTGCGCCGCGCACCCCGCCGTCACCGAGGTCCTCGTCGGGGCCCGCTCGGCCGCCGAGGTCGACGACTGCGCCGCCCAGTTCCGCACCCCCGTACCGGAGGCGTTCTGGCAGGAGCTGCGGGCGTGCGGCCTGCTGCCCGCCGACGCCCCCCTGCCCGGCGGGGACCGGCCGTGA
- a CDS encoding SDR family NAD(P)-dependent oxidoreductase, with the protein MSDFEGLRALVTGGAFGIGRATAELLAERGARVAVLDLDPGAVGAPLLAHRADVTDDPSVRRAVAAAAADLGGLDVLVNNAGVGAQGTVEDNDDAEWHRVLDVNVLGMVRTTRAALPHLRRSAHAAIVNTCSIAATAGLPQRALYSATKGAVLSLTLAMAADHVREGIRVNCVNPGTVDTPWVGRLLDAADDPAAERAALEARQPTGRLVSATEVAGAIAYLASPLSGATTGTALAVDGGMQGLRLRPAAR; encoded by the coding sequence ATGAGCGACTTCGAAGGGCTGCGGGCCCTGGTGACCGGCGGCGCCTTCGGCATCGGCCGGGCCACCGCCGAGCTGCTGGCCGAGCGCGGTGCCCGGGTCGCCGTCCTCGACCTGGACCCCGGCGCGGTCGGCGCGCCGCTGCTCGCCCACCGCGCCGACGTCACCGACGACCCGTCCGTACGCCGGGCCGTGGCGGCCGCCGCCGCCGACCTCGGCGGGCTGGACGTCCTGGTCAACAACGCGGGCGTCGGCGCCCAGGGCACCGTCGAGGACAACGACGACGCCGAGTGGCACCGCGTCCTCGACGTCAACGTCCTCGGCATGGTCCGCACCACCCGCGCCGCCCTGCCGCACCTGCGCCGCTCCGCGCACGCCGCGATCGTCAACACCTGCTCCATCGCGGCCACCGCCGGCCTGCCGCAGCGCGCCCTCTACAGCGCGACCAAGGGCGCCGTCCTCTCCCTGACCCTCGCCATGGCCGCCGACCACGTCCGCGAGGGCATCCGCGTCAACTGCGTCAACCCCGGGACCGTCGACACCCCCTGGGTCGGGCGGCTCCTCGACGCCGCCGACGACCCGGCCGCCGAGCGTGCCGCCCTGGAGGCCCGCCAGCCCACCGGCCGCCTGGTGAGCGCCACCGAAGTGGCGGGCGCCATCGCCTACTTGGCGAGCCCGCTGTCCGGCGCCACCACCGGCACCGCGCTCGCCGTCGACGGCGGCATGCAGGGCCTGCGCCTGCGCCCGGCGGCCCGGTGA
- a CDS encoding enolase C-terminal domain-like protein, translating to MSPTTARVTSVDTYDIRFPTSRELDGSDAMNPDPDYSAAYVVLRTDAADAPEGHGFAFTIGRGNDVQVAAIEALRGQVLGRSVDALCADPASLYRDLTGDSQLRWLGPEKGVAHMAVGAVVNAVWDLAARRARKPLWRLLADAEPEWLVEQADFRYLTDVLTPGDALDLLRRGRKGADERRARLLERGYPAYTTSPGWLGYDDAKLTRLARRAVADGFTQIKLKVGADLDDDIRRCRTARAAVGPDIRLALDANQRWDVPEAIRWTTALAAFDPYWIEEPTSPDDILGHAAIRRAVAPVKVATGEHAQNRVVVKQLLQAGAIDVLQLDAARVGGVNENLAILLLAARFGVPVCPHAGGVGLCELVQHLAMFDYLAVSGTTDDRVIEYVDHLHEHFLDPVVVRDGHYTAPAAPGFSAALRPESIARYTYPGGTFWAADLAERTRKEQAV from the coding sequence GTGTCCCCGACCACCGCCCGCGTCACCTCCGTCGACACGTACGACATCCGCTTCCCGACCTCGCGCGAGCTGGACGGCTCGGACGCGATGAACCCGGACCCCGACTACTCGGCCGCCTACGTCGTGCTGCGCACCGACGCCGCCGACGCGCCCGAGGGCCACGGGTTCGCCTTCACCATCGGGCGGGGCAACGACGTGCAGGTCGCGGCGATCGAGGCGCTGCGCGGCCAGGTGCTGGGCCGCTCGGTCGACGCGCTGTGCGCCGACCCGGCGTCCCTGTACCGGGACCTGACCGGCGACAGCCAACTGCGCTGGCTGGGCCCGGAGAAGGGCGTGGCGCACATGGCGGTCGGCGCGGTCGTCAACGCCGTCTGGGACCTCGCCGCCCGGCGCGCCCGCAAGCCGCTGTGGCGGCTGCTCGCCGACGCCGAGCCGGAGTGGCTGGTCGAGCAGGCCGACTTCCGGTACCTCACCGACGTGCTCACGCCCGGCGACGCGCTGGACCTGCTGCGGCGCGGCCGCAAGGGCGCCGACGAGCGCCGGGCCCGCCTGCTGGAGCGCGGCTACCCGGCGTACACCACCTCCCCCGGCTGGCTCGGCTACGACGACGCCAAGCTGACCCGGCTCGCCCGCCGGGCCGTCGCCGACGGCTTCACCCAGATCAAGCTGAAGGTCGGTGCCGACCTCGACGACGACATCCGCCGCTGCCGCACCGCCCGGGCGGCCGTGGGCCCGGACATCCGCCTGGCCCTGGACGCCAATCAGCGCTGGGACGTGCCGGAGGCGATCCGCTGGACCACCGCGCTCGCCGCGTTCGACCCGTACTGGATCGAGGAGCCCACCAGCCCGGACGACATCCTCGGCCACGCGGCGATCCGCCGGGCCGTCGCCCCGGTGAAGGTGGCCACCGGTGAGCACGCCCAGAACCGTGTCGTGGTCAAGCAACTCCTCCAGGCCGGAGCCATCGACGTCCTCCAGCTCGACGCGGCCCGCGTCGGCGGCGTCAACGAGAACCTGGCGATCCTGCTGCTGGCCGCCCGCTTCGGCGTGCCGGTCTGCCCCCACGCGGGCGGCGTCGGCCTGTGCGAGCTGGTCCAGCACCTGGCGATGTTCGACTATCTGGCGGTCTCCGGCACCACCGACGACCGGGTGATCGAGTACGTCGACCACCTCCACGAACACTTCCTCGACCCGGTGGTCGTCCGGGACGGGCACTACACCGCCCCCGCCGCGCCCGGCTTCTCCGCCGCCCTGCGCCCGGAGTCGATCGCGCGGTACACCTACCCCGGCGGCACCTTCTGGGCCGCCGACCTCGCCGAGCGCACACGGAAGGAGCAGGCCGTATGA
- a CDS encoding FadR/GntR family transcriptional regulator: MRTDGETGTDGGREAAPRKGTVTQRAIERIKGMIAEGRLEPGGRLPTERDLAADLGISRSSVREAIRALTVLGVLEARHGSGIYVTRLEAADLLESFGVVADLSTGGRLVELLEVRRVLESAATALAAARITPEQLAEVEKHLTAMDATDDPDVILAHDLAFHRVIAVAAGNETLAAILEGLSSRTFRARVRRGYQEAGAISRTRRQHAAIHQALTARDPEAARAAAAAHVGEVEQWLRGRLAR, encoded by the coding sequence ATGCGAACGGATGGGGAGACGGGGACGGACGGCGGGCGGGAGGCCGCCCCCCGGAAGGGCACGGTGACGCAGCGCGCCATCGAGCGGATCAAGGGGATGATCGCCGAGGGGCGGCTGGAGCCGGGCGGGCGGCTGCCCACCGAACGGGACCTCGCGGCCGACCTCGGCATCTCCCGCAGCTCGGTCCGCGAGGCCATCCGCGCGCTGACCGTGCTCGGTGTGCTGGAGGCCCGGCACGGCTCCGGCATCTACGTCACCCGGCTGGAGGCCGCCGACCTGCTGGAGTCCTTCGGCGTGGTCGCCGACCTGTCGACGGGCGGGCGCCTGGTCGAGCTTTTGGAGGTACGCCGCGTCCTGGAGTCCGCGGCGACGGCGCTGGCCGCCGCGCGCATCACGCCGGAGCAGCTCGCGGAGGTCGAGAAGCACCTGACGGCGATGGACGCCACCGACGACCCGGACGTGATCCTCGCCCACGACCTGGCGTTCCATCGCGTGATCGCCGTCGCGGCGGGCAACGAGACGCTGGCCGCCATCCTGGAGGGCCTGTCCTCCCGTACCTTCCGTGCCCGCGTCCGGCGCGGCTACCAGGAGGCCGGTGCCATCTCCCGCACGCGTCGCCAACACGCCGCCATCCACCAGGCCCTCACCGCCCGCGACCCGGAGGCGGCCCGGGCGGCCGCTGCCGCTCACGTGGGCGAGGTCGAACAGTGGCTCCGGGGGCGCCTGGCGCGGTAG
- the grpE gene encoding nucleotide exchange factor GrpE codes for MTGSGPQSAELERLRRLVEERTADLQRVKAEYDNYRKRVRRDRLAVREIAAANVVRTLLPALDAVDRACANEPPTPGLRDIADSLREQLGSLGLTSFGEVGDPFDPACHDALAHHVSPDRDSLVCSAVLRPGYRLGDHLLRPAHVEVTGPAPPARSPQERDRGVHAPAPADKPPLPAARS; via the coding sequence ATGACCGGGAGCGGGCCGCAGAGCGCTGAACTGGAACGGCTGCGGCGCCTGGTGGAGGAGCGAACCGCCGACCTGCAGCGGGTGAAGGCCGAGTACGACAACTACCGCAAGCGGGTGCGGCGGGACCGCTTGGCCGTACGCGAGATCGCGGCGGCCAACGTGGTCCGGACGCTGCTGCCCGCGCTGGACGCCGTGGACCGGGCGTGCGCGAACGAGCCGCCGACTCCCGGACTGCGCGACATCGCCGACAGTCTGCGGGAGCAGCTCGGCTCGCTGGGCCTCACGTCCTTCGGCGAGGTGGGCGATCCCTTCGACCCCGCGTGCCACGACGCCCTGGCCCACCATGTCTCTCCCGACCGGGACAGCCTGGTCTGCTCCGCGGTCCTGCGGCCCGGTTACCGCCTCGGTGACCATCTGCTGCGCCCGGCCCACGTGGAGGTCACCGGTCCGGCCCCGCCCGCCAGGAGCCCGCAGGAACGAGACCGGGGCGTACACGCCCCGGCCCCGGCGGACAAGCCGCCCCTGCCCGCCGCGCGGAGCTGA
- a CDS encoding Hsp20/alpha crystallin family protein, translating into MLARTGAPGDLDRLTHQLAPADDAAGAVIPADAWRDDEAVYLVFDLPGMDRSGIELTVERGTLVLSAERPSPIPAQARPLLTERPTGRFTRRLALSDALDTEAAEAAYENGVLTLRIPLAAHAKPRKIPISGGGPRQLTA; encoded by the coding sequence ATGCTTGCGCGCACCGGCGCACCAGGCGACCTCGATCGGCTCACGCACCAGCTCGCGCCTGCCGACGATGCGGCCGGCGCCGTCATCCCGGCGGACGCCTGGCGCGACGACGAGGCGGTCTATCTGGTATTCGACCTGCCCGGGATGGACCGGTCCGGCATCGAACTGACCGTGGAACGCGGCACCCTCGTCCTGAGCGCCGAGCGCCCCTCCCCCATCCCGGCCCAGGCCCGGCCGCTGCTCACCGAACGCCCCACCGGCCGGTTCACCCGCCGTCTCGCCCTGTCCGACGCGCTGGACACCGAGGCCGCCGAGGCGGCTTACGAGAACGGCGTCCTCACCCTGCGCATCCCGCTGGCCGCACACGCCAAGCCGCGCAAGATCCCCATCTCCGGCGGCGGTCCCAGGCAGCTCACGGCCTGA
- a CDS encoding carboxylate-amine ligase, whose product MTTIGVEEEYLLVDPVTGLPVPKAEKVRKAAGLEFLMGDQEVQPELLQAQVEVVTPVCGTLEEVGGHLLRLRHAVGAAAEAHGCRVAAGATPPLREKRPVAVTDKARYLAMLSQAPQLVAEQLVNGMHVHVAIPDREAGVQVLNRIRAWLPTLTAMSANSPLWDGHDTGFASWRTVIFGRWPVSGMPPHFHDAADYDRRVRHLLESGVVADTGQLYWQARLSERYPTIEVRCPDVQLCVDDAVMLAGIIRALVETVLAEAEAGTPGPGPDCTPELLQAAMWHAARHGTSATLIGPDGRPCRAGDVVHQLLRHLAPALAASGDIRQVTALTQRLLRHGTGADRQRAALASGGLRAAVDLITGESVTP is encoded by the coding sequence ATGACAACGATCGGGGTCGAAGAGGAATACCTGCTGGTCGACCCTGTCACGGGTCTTCCGGTTCCGAAGGCGGAGAAGGTGCGCAAGGCGGCCGGCCTGGAGTTCCTCATGGGTGACCAGGAGGTGCAGCCCGAGCTGCTGCAGGCGCAGGTCGAGGTGGTCACCCCGGTGTGCGGCACGCTGGAGGAGGTGGGCGGTCATCTGCTGCGTCTGCGGCACGCGGTCGGAGCGGCCGCCGAGGCGCACGGATGCCGGGTCGCGGCCGGTGCGACGCCGCCGCTGCGGGAAAAGCGTCCGGTGGCCGTCACCGACAAGGCCCGTTACCTCGCCATGCTGAGCCAGGCACCCCAGCTGGTGGCGGAACAACTGGTCAACGGCATGCATGTCCATGTCGCCATACCCGACCGCGAGGCGGGCGTACAGGTGCTGAACCGGATCCGGGCCTGGCTGCCGACCCTGACCGCCATGTCGGCGAACTCCCCGCTGTGGGACGGCCACGACACCGGCTTCGCGAGCTGGCGCACCGTGATCTTCGGCCGCTGGCCGGTCAGCGGGATGCCGCCCCACTTCCACGACGCCGCGGACTACGACCGGCGGGTACGGCACCTGCTGGAGAGCGGAGTCGTCGCGGACACCGGCCAGTTGTACTGGCAGGCCCGGCTCTCCGAGCGGTACCCCACCATCGAGGTGCGCTGTCCGGACGTACAGCTCTGCGTGGACGACGCGGTCATGCTCGCCGGGATCATCAGGGCCCTGGTGGAAACGGTCCTCGCCGAAGCGGAGGCAGGCACTCCCGGCCCGGGCCCGGACTGCACGCCCGAACTGTTGCAGGCCGCGATGTGGCACGCGGCCCGCCACGGTACGAGCGCCACCCTGATAGGCCCGGACGGCAGACCCTGCCGTGCCGGTGACGTCGTGCACCAGCTCCTGCGTCACCTCGCTCCCGCGCTGGCGGCGTCCGGCGACATCCGGCAGGTCACCGCCCTCACACAGCGGCTGCTGCGGCACGGGACCGGCGCCGACCGGCAGCGCGCCGCCCTCGCGTCAGGCGGTCTGCGGGCGGCCGTCGACCTGATCACCGGGGAGAGCGTGACGCCGTGA
- a CDS encoding hemerythrin domain-containing protein, producing the protein MPRTIEDQTTEELGGRGSVLARQRRDHAEMDRLMDRYRALPDGEERERVLKQTVQLVFSHAFAEETVLWPVVRRSVGDGEALTSRVEEEHQQINDLVADIERLSPGSPEREEKVQRVFALIRQDIRDEEDLVLPRLQEGVDREQLRRLGTAWEAVRKSAPTHPHPVVPRRPPGNAVLGVPLGVYDRLRDVLGLNVPAAAIKRIFTGLAGLLLSGAVLALLRRRR; encoded by the coding sequence ATGCCCAGGACCATCGAAGACCAGACGACCGAGGAACTGGGCGGCCGCGGCAGCGTTCTGGCGCGGCAGCGCCGTGACCATGCCGAGATGGACCGCCTGATGGACCGGTACCGGGCCCTGCCGGACGGCGAGGAGCGCGAACGGGTGCTGAAGCAGACCGTCCAGCTCGTCTTCAGCCACGCCTTCGCGGAGGAGACGGTGCTCTGGCCGGTCGTGCGGCGCTCGGTCGGGGACGGGGAGGCGCTGACCTCCCGGGTCGAGGAGGAACACCAGCAGATCAACGATCTCGTGGCCGACATCGAACGCCTCTCCCCCGGGAGTCCCGAGCGCGAGGAGAAGGTGCAGCGGGTCTTCGCCCTGATCCGGCAGGACATCAGGGACGAGGAGGATCTCGTCCTGCCCCGGCTCCAGGAAGGCGTGGACCGCGAGCAGCTACGCCGGCTCGGCACGGCCTGGGAGGCGGTCCGCAAGAGCGCGCCCACCCATCCCCACCCCGTCGTCCCCCGGCGTCCGCCCGGCAACGCGGTGCTGGGCGTGCCGCTCGGGGTCTACGACCGGTTGCGCGACGTGCTCGGCCTGAACGTCCCCGCGGCGGCCATCAAGAGGATCTTCACCGGTCTGGCCGGGCTCCTGCTCTCCGGCGCGGTGCTCGCCCTCCTGCGCAGACGGCGCTGA
- a CDS encoding HD domain-containing protein produces MTEMTITGVPPLPDSPLARRALALVRETESTPTANHSVRSYLFARLCADHRRAQPGRDYDPELLFLACVLHDIGLTEAGDREQRFEVDGADAAAEFLTAQGVPSGDVDDVWEAIALHTSPGIAERRGTLCALVHTGTGMDFGLGTDFVDDATGAAIHAAYPRLSMATTLTDEIVAQARRRPEKAPRFSVAAELVRERAVPPHTTWMETNATAGRWGN; encoded by the coding sequence ATGACCGAGATGACGATCACCGGCGTCCCGCCGCTCCCCGACAGCCCTCTCGCCCGCCGCGCCCTCGCGCTGGTACGGGAGACGGAGTCCACGCCGACCGCGAACCACAGCGTCCGCAGCTACTTGTTCGCCCGTCTGTGCGCCGACCACCGGCGCGCGCAGCCCGGCCGGGACTACGATCCCGAACTGCTCTTCCTGGCCTGCGTCCTGCACGACATCGGCCTGACCGAAGCGGGCGACCGCGAGCAGCGGTTCGAGGTGGACGGCGCCGACGCAGCCGCGGAGTTCCTCACCGCGCAGGGGGTGCCCTCGGGCGATGTCGACGACGTGTGGGAGGCCATCGCCCTGCACACGTCGCCGGGCATCGCCGAACGCCGGGGCACGCTGTGCGCGCTGGTGCACACGGGCACCGGGATGGACTTCGGGCTCGGCACGGACTTCGTCGACGACGCGACCGGCGCCGCGATCCACGCCGCCTATCCGCGGCTCTCCATGGCCACCACCCTGACCGACGAGATCGTCGCGCAGGCCCGCCGCCGCCCGGAGAAGGCCCCCCGTTTCTCGGTCGCCGCCGAACTGGTGCGGGAGCGGGCGGTGCCGCCCCACACGACCTGGATGGAGACCAACGCCACCGCGGGGCGCTGGGGCAACTGA